The genomic interval TTCAAAGACATACTTTATGTGTATGCAAAGCTCTGGTTGCTGTCATTTGTGACTTGTGAGACGAATACACATGTACATTGCATTACAAGGACAAAAATCATTATTGACAAAAAAGTAAGAAGTGCTTATTTCACCATAAAATGTATGCCTCCCGATAAAAGCTATTTGAGAATTGAGACTTCAAAATGAAAGGAATCATATATTAAACTTCAAGTACCatctttgaaattttaaaattatgaaaaaaatcttgttcACACCTCTCTTGGAAATAAATGTTATGCATCAATTAACACTTCAATCCTAGGACACAATTCTTTCTGCTGTCGAAGTCATGTTGTGTTGCGTGATTATCAATTAATAGgggaaaatatcaaatatatgtattaGAAAAAACTCGGTAACTTTCTAATTACTATTTTAAATCCCAGCTGTATGAAAAACTTGCTGAATTTCTACTTTTCTGGTTTATACCAAGCATGCCACCTAGGTAGGCTCAAATAAATACTGCCAACTACTGTCAATTGAGTTCTATAGTTTCTTTCATGTGAGGAAGTCTCTATGAATTGAACAAAGGCAAAGCATAATAATTCTTCCTTAATATGGAAGACAGAAATGATGATGGTTCCCTAATCTTGAACGCAGGTCTTCATTTTCAAATCACTGTAAACACTGCACCCTGTGTCCTTCAGTAGTCATTGCACTGTGGTTATTAGCTTCACAGGTCAGAAACTAGATGATTGAATCTGTTATTCTGTCTGTTTAGCTGCTAATAAGGTCAGGAAATTCAGTTAACCCTACCAAGTTGACCATTTAATAGTTATCCTTTATTTACATAGTTCCCCTCCTCACCAGTTTGTGTTTTAAAGTTCTTAGTGCAGGTGAAATTAGAAAGTTACAAAACAAAGCTAAACAATACCCATTAAGATTCTTTTTGTGCATGTCATGTGACCTAAAGGGCTAGTACTAGACAAGAACAGAAATCCTGAAACTGACTTGCCAAGCCAGCAGATTGATGCTAAAAACTATATACTGACAGCAACaacttttttagataatgcaAGCAACGGTTGAAAACAGACGagtttctccttttcttaAAAGAATAAACTGACGAAGTCACCGTTGGATAATTTAAGTTGTAAATCGGAATCAAAAAGCAGGAAAAGCGAGCTGGATGGCAACTCCTCCAGTCCTCCGTGCTAACAAGGAAGCCCCAATGATGGGAGATTCGTTAGCTTGCCAGAGCCCGACGCCCACACATGTATTATTCGCAATTGACATCGCAATTTCACATTTCGCAGTCAGCATTTCACCTAAAGATGTCCAAATATCAAAACATTCATCCCCAAAACAATCCGTTAGCATGCTTTATTCGCAATTGACATCGCTAAGTAGTTAAGTATGAAAtgataaagctaaaaataccattttgCAGTTGCACGGCTAACGACTAAAGATAGCACATGGGAAGAAGCTATGACAAACCTTCCAGCCTGCGcccttcgccgtcggacgagCCCGACGACGGGCTCCCGCTCGCCGGCAGTCTCGCCGCGGGCTccgcctccacgccgccgttccgGCGGCAGCAGCCCAAGTCATCCAAACCCTGCTTTTTCGCCGCCTCTGCGGCCGCCGCAGTCGGCAGCGAACTGGTCCTGAAGAGCGCGGgcggcgccacctcctccggtGTCGCGAAGATGGCCGCGACAGACGTCGACCTGGCGAGCTTCTCCGCCCCTCTCCTCTCGAGCCCGAACCGGCCGCCAAGCGAGAGCCCGAGGTTGAGCTCCACCTCCTCAGCCTCCGCGTCAGGGCGCGGCGGCCTCTGCTCGCGGCGGGGCCCGTCTGCCCCCCTCCCGATGCCGCACAGCAAGTCCCTCGAGAACCCCTCcattgcgcggcggcgagcctaCCACAGCGAGCTCTCGCATCCCAGAAGAGGAAGACCCTGCCGTGAACGAGCCACCGGGAAACAGCGCACCACGGTGGTGACGTGAGCCAAGAACCGAGCGCTCAATCAGCCAATAGCCATTgctggccgccggcgagagtCGATAGAAACGCGACTTACGAGGGTTATTCGGGGGGAGTGGGAGGCCGCCATTGGGCGGTGGGGGACGCGGCGTGCTCCCCGCGCGGCGGCCTTGCTGCCGCGGCGGCTCTCTCCACGGCGGAGCgggatggaggtggaggaggaggagccggagGCGCTTCCccgcagagagagagagagagagaaaagagaaaaaaaaattcctcctTTTCGGGGTCGGCTCGCTTTCGCTTTTGGGGCGTGGGGTTTCGTCGGAATCGCAAACACCCGGGACGCGGCGCGCGACACGTGTCGAGTCAAGGACGACGCGTGGCGCGGCTCGCCCCGCCACCtcgcgcgaggaggaggaagacgacgacgagccgcCCGCCTCCGTCCCCGCCGAGCAGGCTGAGGCTGAGGGACCCCAGCTCGGCCCACGGCTCGAGCCGATCCTAGACCGACACGTGTGGTGGGTGGTATGCAGAGCAGCCAACCGAGCCGATCTcacggctcggctgggctgggctgggcttgGCTCGGAGCGGGGAGCAGTGCGAGCCGCGGTGCAACGGGCAGACCCACGTGGGGCCCCGCTACGTCATCACGTGGGGCCCGCACCACCCAACTTGCGCAGGGGGACCCATCCCTTTTCAGGTAGGAGTACtacgcctcctcccctcttcaCACCCGATCCACACCCGTCCCTCCCCACCGACACGTGGGCCCACCCCCACCCGATACCACGTCtacccgccgcccccacctcAGCCCCGCCCCGCACCGCGgcccccccaccccccgccacgtgtggcgccggcgccgaccgcgACACGTTCGCGCCACGCCCGCGCAGGCCCCACCGCACCGGCAAGTGGCCGGCCCAACTTGGCCAcatggaggaggacgacgaggcacgcgccccgccgccgcgtgtcGACTCCCCACAGGGGGCGCGCTCGCCGGAGAGggcccgcccggccggccgtaCGAGGCGGAGGCCGCCACTCCGCCACGCGACGGCggggcccggcccggcccggcccgccCCCGACAGGAGGATCGGGCGCGGCGGATACGGGCGGGGCCGACGCGTCGCTGTCCCGCGGGAAAAGCGGTGGCGGGGGGCCTTtgccccgccgcggcgggctcCGGCGCGATTGGATCGACGGTCAGGATCGTGGGGGGGAGGAGAAATGggcggccggaaagggggtcGCGTGGAGGTACGGCCACTGGCGCAGCGGTCGCCGTCTCCACGTCGGTGTGATCGCGACACTGGGCTAAGCCCATCAGGTGATCAAACCTATGGCCTCTATTGCATAGTACAGTACTAATTGCTACTTGGAAAGGAAGTTAACTACTCTAGCCACCTAATTGTTGATTTTCGGGATTGATCTTTTTTATAAGCCAAGTGAGGACGACAACATATCATATGGGAAATGTAGTATACTACCACTCTCGTTATTTAGCTTCTACTATTTATAAGCTATGATTTTGAGATCTTTTATTACAAtacatttttcagtatttgatTTTGAATCGTTAAGAACaagtatataattttctattcataaattagttttttacaaatatttggtttggctttttaaaataacaagaCGAATGCATGTCAACTCGTGAATAATaccaaaaaattctaaataaaataggtaTTTCTTACCGTATTGCATCTATATTTGAAGCTTCGATTTCAAATTCATCTTACGTAGACAAAATTCTAACAAATTATATGCTCCGAAAACTACTATCATTTTTTAATCTGTGCTAGTGACAGGCACATGCATAATTATGCAAAGCTTGTCTGGTTGCCTACCTGCAGAGTTGCATTAGCACCATCCTCTTCAGATCAGAGCCATACTAACCAGTAGCAAATCATGATTGTTATATTCTTCTTCAGCTGAATGTGCTGTGCCGTCCTGTTCCATTAGCATTCCCGTGCATTTATAAAACTTTGCTTGTATTATCATTAGTCGAACCACTGATAGTGCCGTGCACGTACCATGCATAGTTTGTGCACTATGCAGAAGCTTCGCACTGGCATGCATCCTGTTCGTCTTGATACTGCCGGCTAGCTGGTGGCGACAGCACGCCAGTTCTAGACTAGCACCAGCTAATGATGTTTTCGACGAAATCAATACTGCTAATTAAGGCTAACTGACGGCTCTACTGTACGATCTCCTGTTGCCCTgtcagcagcagctgcttgTAGTGCCTGCGATGGTTGCATCTTTCCCTGTCAAGCTTCAGGAGGTCCCTTTGTGCGCAGGAATTTTGCAGGAATCAAtcaaattttctacaaaattctttcaattcaacaacaaaaaagacTTGAGCAGCAGGCGACAGGTTTGTGCTGATTCGAGAGTTCCCGGTTGAGTCACCTTGCAACTTTGATGCAACTGCAAACGAGTGTTCGGGAACCTTGCTGCCACTTGCAAGGCGATGAATAATTGCATATTAGTTAACTTGTACGTTATTCAGAAGCAATCAAGCAAATGGCGGCAACCTtgtagataaataaataaagatcgGTGATCCCGTGGGTTCAGATCTAAGTACTATAGTTttattagtagtagtagtttatTATACTGTTCTGTGGAAATTCAGCTTCGGAAGCATTTGTCAGCACACTGCACACAAGGCATGATGCTAAGTTAGTTATGTTTAAGATAGGTgagattgaaaaaatatctgatcttttatagctatttcaaagcataaaagttttactttattttagaaaaatgacaaaacaGCCATTGATGAGCTTGGAAAGTAATCAAAGTATGCCCGTGAAATCCAAATCCTCCGTTGGATTCGAACGGGGCTCAGTACTGAtacttttacaaattttcaaGTACAAAGAAAAAGGCAAACTTGATCAAGAAAGCTTACACCATGACAAAATTACACCACAGTTTCAAACCTCCAATGGAAATCTGAGTTAACACTCCAATTTACATTTGTGTTTAAGTAATGTACATCCTGAACTAAGTAAACATAATTGAAGACACTAATCCTCCATTAGGATTCTTCCATAATACTAGGATAATGTACATAAAGAAATGACATAATGCAACTAGGGGCTCAAGAGAACTAAGGAAGTTACTGGTTACATCATCACGTAGTCAGCTTCAGTTTCAGCCTTCTTTTCTTGGAGGGAGGAGCCAAACCAAGATCTCTGCACAGCTGCTCATCAGGTTGCAGCGTCTTTGGAACAGCACCGAAGGCACGACGGGTGACTTCCAGTCCGGACAGTGCTTGGTGTAGGTAAACTGATGCATCCTCCAAACTTTGTTTCAGCTTACGAGTCCTCAGAAAAGCAGGGAGAGAGGCCTTGGATGTTTGATGGATTTTTGGCTCTGCTGAGACCGGAAGGTTCAGCTCGGCAGCTTCCATGAATCTCTCGGTCGCTGCCTCCCAAGATAGGTCATACCTCTGCATGTCTGTCAATGGAGCAGGCTGCTCTGCTAGAGCATTCAGAGTTAGTTGTACAAATTCCTCCTCATTGTCATAGATGTGGCAGTTAGGGAACTGCTTGAAGAACTCGTTTGAAGGGTGATTGGCACATATGACAATTTTTCCCATTGCAAGGGCCTCGGCAGTGGTTGTACAGACCACATCTGTTGTGCTAGGATTGATGAATACTTTGTAACTGTTAGAAAATTGAAGTGTTTCAGTATTCGCACAGACCACTGCTATAAGTTGAATGTAATATAGAtggcaaaatatattatgagcTTATTACATTTCTAGGTGATCTAGCACTCCAGTTCTTTCTCTGACCTTATTAAGTAGCTTGTTTCAAAAGTTATGTTGAGTTCAGTAAACTTGCATTGTTGCAATGAATTATAACAATGCAACTCTCAAACTCATATTTGAACAATGGTGTAAAAAAGTAGCTGgttaaatttgtttggttgtaCAATCATGTTCACTCACATAATTAAGAAGAGGCAAGGAAGTTTTGAGCAATAAGAGGACTCACTCATGGAATAGGGGATCTGCATGATCACGTCCTGGGTGAACCTTCACAGCCAAACTCAATTGTTCTGCAGATTTTCGGACTTCATCTGAATCTTCACCACTACCATACAAATCTACTTCTAGACCCGCCAATTTGCTCTGATATTTGGACAGCAGGTCCAGAAGTTCCTTGTATCCTTTACCCCATACCATCTTCCCAATGTAGTACGCCCCCTTTGTGAAGGCTATTTCCCCATTCTGCAGCTGCTTCAACTTTAGTTTGCCTACCTCAAGAAATTTTGGATTCACGCCATGGACATTGCATACAACAGATCTGGGCAGATCTTGAGTGGCACCTGACAATCTGATTATCTGTTTCAAAATCACCCAAAGTCAGTATTGCATGCTTTAATAAGGATATGATGATTTTGGGAGTTCTGGGTTCTTCAAATTCGATATTATACGTAATGGAGCATAATTCAAAACAACCAAATGCATTCAGACCGCAAAATTCAAAAAGACCTGTATCCCTCCAACTATCTGTTTTCCATTCCCACAAGACATGTAAAATTAGAACATTAAGTTAAGTGGGCAAGATGCATCCTAAGTTGAATCACAGTAATTCTTGGGatcttgattatttttatgcatgacATTGACGTTACCTTGTGGCAATAAATCCGGGTAACCCAGGTGTTCATGTACCTCATGAAACAGGCAATCGCTTGTccattcttttctcttttcacaTATGCTATATAATTTGTGTGAACCACACCTATCACTCGCCTGAACTTAGCTTTCCATTTGCGCCCATGGTGGTACCAGTTGAGATGTTCAGGTTCTTCCAGAACAGCAACGTCAGCCACTTCATCTGGAATACATTCTGTGATATCTCCAACAGGTAGAATACTTCTCAGTTCTTTAGAAAACTGCACCatggagaggaaaagaaggCTCTAAGTTCTCTTGAACAATCCTTAAAGCAAAGCGGTTCAAGATGTAAATATGAGTATTACAAGATGGAAACTATTAAGCTAACAGTACAAGGTTTATATGGTATATGCACCACATCATCTGTGTTGTGCTACATTTTGTAGCTGCAAGCAAGAGAATGGGTTCCTGGCAAAACTGACCCTGGCTCACCATAATTACATGGTTAGGCAATCAGGTTCCATCAGCAGTTAACATTTTAACCAATTTGATCCGGATTTTACTTTCAAGTACAATAGAAAACATAATAAGTCAATAAACCTTTCTTAGTGAATTCACAAAAGAATTGTGCAACATTTTCTTAAGTAAGAAAGAAAATGTAGACAGGAGAGGGCAGGCATTAAGGCCAGTAACCATGAGAGGGGAAGAGAACAAACAGTGCCACGACGCCACAAAGGAAAATCTCACAAACAACAGATGAATCCAGGGCTAACGAACTCATGCGTGTTAACATATCTATAAACTTGAGATGAGCATATGCACTACATGAATGGTAATCAATGTACCTTGGCAGGGTAGAACTTGATGCTGAAGGAAGGCCTGAAGCTGACCCTCTCCTCGATCCAGCGACGGACGTAGGCCTCATGCTCCAGAGGCGAATCGAACACCGTCTTGTTTGGGTAAACCAATTCTTGGTCCCTCAGAGAGAGCCAGGGGATGACCAACGTGACCTCCCTATCCCCGTCCTTGGCGAGGTAGGCCACCCGGAACAACGGGTTGATGGCCGTCCCTGTCATCCATGGGAGGCTCGCCGTGGTGAATACCGCAAAATGCCGCCTCGTCGACATAGCAATGAACGCGCAAGCAATCACCACGTGCAccacaccaaaaaaaaaaaagaaaaaagaaaaaaatccttgCTCTGTTACCACAATCCCAGCTTGATTTTTGCCTTATctcaactgaaaaaaaaaacatcacgcAAGGTGGATGAGCATCGAGTTTGTGGCTTGCTTCTTCATAGATTGCAATTTGCAAGTACTAAAACACAGAGTAATTTACTAGCGGCAATGAAATGATTTGATTGAATTTAAGTAGAGTGGTGCACGGCCGACTTGCCTGACTACCGGAGCGCCGGAGCGTGGGGATTGGACGGCAGGCCGGTGCGGGGGAGGAGCTGGAGCAAGGGAGGGGGGAGCCGGAATCGAGGGCTTACCAACGAAAGCCGGCTAGCCGAGGGTAAGAGAGAGTGTGAGACGTCGCCTAGAGATGAGcttggaggaggcggccgtcgCAGGCGACGGGcgaaggcggaggaggcggcggcggcgggcaatGGGTCGGGGAGAGCCGAGGCGGGCACGGCGGAGCCTCCgctggtggaggcggaggtggaggggaaagggaggcgtcgccgtcgcgtcacGTCGTCTGCTCCGTGTCGTGTCGTGTGCGTGCGGGGCGCCGTCACCTGGACGGCCCCGGgcgctctcctctcctccctcccgcgcgcctGGCGGCTGCAGCTGCAATGGTCAAAACGCGTATTTACGAATGcaaactaatttataaataatatatatatataccgattttaaatttaagaataaaaataatctatttaattaaattcaaattaactataaattaatttacggATTTATACAGTTAAGTATATACAGAAGAAAAATGAGGATTTGAGGTTGATCTGGGCCAGGCCAGGCGACGCACGCTCCCGGCGGTTTTGGACTTCGGACGGGTTAGGACTTGGGACTTGTGAGCTGGACAAAAGACAGCGTCCGTACTCCGTAGAGTGTTGGTGGTACGagctcttttttattttttttaaaagaagaggaaactGACACTTGCTACTACTAGCACGCTACGACTACTGCGACGCCACGAGGGTGGTCTAGGCGTCTAGATCGATGCGATGGAATATCCTATACGATCCTGACTGGGCGAGGCCCCGTTcggttcataaaaaaatttaaaaaatttttaacagAAGAGCTCATATTGACCCGTTCAgccacatatttaaaataacatatttgaaatattaaacgttatttaattataaaataaattttagatgcCGATTGAAagccacgagacgaatcttttgagtctaattaattga from Oryza brachyantha chromosome 3, ObraRS2, whole genome shotgun sequence carries:
- the LOC102722841 gene encoding digalactosyldiacylglycerol synthase 2, chloroplastic-like, with product MSTRRHFAVFTTASLPWMTGTAINPLFRVAYLAKDGDREVTLVIPWLSLRDQELVYPNKTVFDSPLEHEAYVRRWIEERVSFRPSFSIKFYPAKFSKELRSILPVGDITECIPDEVADVAVLEEPEHLNWYHHGRKWKAKFRRVIGVVHTNYIAYVKREKNGQAIACFMRYMNTWVTRIYCHKIIRLSGATQDLPRSVVCNVHGVNPKFLEVGKLKLKQLQNGEIAFTKGAYYIGKMVWGKGYKELLDLLSKYQSKLAGLEVDLYGSGEDSDEVRKSAEQLSLAVKVHPGRDHADPLFHDYKVFINPSTTDVVCTTTAEALAMGKIVICANHPSNEFFKQFPNCHIYDNEEEFVQLTLNALAEQPAPLTDMQRYDLSWEAATERFMEAAELNLPVSAEPKIHQTSKASLPAFLRTRKLKQSLEDASVYLHQALSGLEVTRRAFGAVPKTLQPDEQLCRDLGLAPPSKKRRLKLKLTT